One Mycolicibacterium fallax genomic window, GCCGTCGAGCACCTGGCGGCCGGCGAGGAGACCGTGCTGCGGCGCCGGCTGGACGGGCTGTCCCGGCGCCGCCGCGGCGCCGAGTCGACCGCCGATCTGCTGGTGGAACTGCTCGTCGACGACGCGCCCGGCAGCGCGGCGCTGGTGTCACGCTACGAACGCGACATCGCCTGCGCCCGCCAGCCGGCGCTGCGCGACATCCAGCGCCGACTGCGCCAGCAGCGCGCCGCCGCGGTCGGCGAGGTGGTCACCCGCTCCGGCCGGCACGCCCGCACCGAACACCTCGGCGCCCTGATCGGCGCGGTGGACGGCGCGGTGGTCTCGGCGCTGGTCGACGAGCGGGCCACCCCGCGGGCCACCGCGCGGGCCACCCTGATCGACGTCATCGACGTGCTGGCGCCCTACGACGGCAACGCGCGGCACGACCGGAAAACCGGGCGCCCGTAGGCTGTCTGCCCGTGAGCATCCCCAACGTTCTGGCCAACCGCTACGCCAGCACCGAGATGGTGGACATCTGGTCCCCGGAGAACAAGGTGATCGCCGAGCGCCGGCTGTGGCTGGCCGTGCTGACCGCGCAGGCCGAGCTCGGCGTCGCGGTCCCCGACGGCGTCGTCGAGGACTACCGGCGGGTGCTGGAGCGCGTCGACCTGGCCGCCATCGCCGAGCGGGAACGGGTCACCCGGCACGACGTCAAGGCCCGGATCGAGGAGTTCAACGCGCTGGCCGGCCACGAGCACGTGCACAAGGGCATGACCAGCCGCGATCTCACCGAGAACGTCGAGCAGCTGCAGATCCGGCAGTCCCTGCAACTGGTGCACGCCCGCGGCGTCGCGGTGGCCGCCCGGCTGGCCGAGCACGCCGCCGCCCACCGGGACCTGGTGATGGCCGGGCGCAGCCACAACGTCGCCGCCCAGGCCACCACGCTCGGCAAGCGGTTCGCCTCGGCCGCCCAGGAGACGCTGATCGCGCTGACCCGGATCCGCGAGCTGATCGACCGCTACCCGCTGCGCGGCATCAAGGGGCCGATGGGCACCGCCCAGGACATGCTCGACCTGTTCGACGGCGACACCGCCACCCTCGCCGAACTGGAGCGCCGGGTCGCCGGGTTCCTCGGCTTCTCCGCGGTGCTGTCCAGCGTCGGCCAGGTCTACCCCCGCTCGCTGGACCACGACGTGCTCTCCGCGCTGGTGCAGCTGGGCGCCGGCCCGTCCTCGCTGGCCCACACCGTGCGGCTGATGGCCGGCCACGAGCTGGTCACCGAGGGCTTCGCGGCCGGACAGGTCGGCTCCTCGGCGATGCCGCACAAGATGAACACCCGGTCCTGCGAGCGGGTCAACGGCCTGCAGGTGATCCTGCGCGGCTACGCCTCGATGGCCGCCGAGCTGGCCGGCGCGCAGTGGAACGAGGGCGACGTGTTCTGCTCGGTGGTGCGCCGGGTCGCGCTGCCGGATGCGTTCTTCGCCGTCGACGGGCAGATCGAGACCTTCCTGACCGTGCTCGACGAGTTCGGCGCCTACCCGGCGGTGATCGCCCGGGAACTCGACCGCTACCTGCCGTTTTTGGCCACCACCCGGATCCTGATGGCCGCGGTCCGCGCCGGCGTCGGCCGGGAGACCGCGCACGAGGTGATCAAGGAGCACGCGGTGGCCGTCGCGCTGGCCATGCGCGAGCAGGGCCGCGACCCCGACCTGCTGGACCGGCTGGCCGCCGACGACCGGCTGCCGCTGGACCGGGCCGCCCTGGACGCCGCGCTGGCCGACAAGGAGGCGTTCACCGGTGCGGCCGCCGACCAGGTCGACGAGGTGCTCGCCGCCGTCGGCGCGCTGGTCGCCCAATACCCCGACGCCGCCGGCTACCGGCCCGGGGCGATCCTGTGACCTGGTACACCGGCAACGCCGGCTACGACACCGTGCTGACCATCGGGTTGGGCATCGCGGCCCTGGTGATCATCGGCGGGCTGTTCATGCAGAGCCCGTACGGCCGGTTCGGCGATGCCGCGGGCGGGATCAAGCTCAACCCGAAGCTGGGCTGGTGGCTGATGGAGATCCCGGCCACCGTGGTGTTCCTGGTCTTCTTCCTGTCCGGTCCGCAGCGGTTCGAGGTGGTGCCGCTGGTGCTGGCCGCGATCTGGCTGATGCACTACGGCAACCGGGGCTGGTTCTTCCCGCTGTCGATCCGGCAGGTGCCGGGCAAGCAGGCCAGCTTCGGCGTGATGGTGCTGGGCTTCGGCATGGTCATCACCGCGATGCACGGCTACCTCAACGGCGCGTTCTTCAGCCACGACTACAAGCACCTGTACGGCACCGGCTGGCTGACCGACCCGCGGTTTCTGATCGGGCTGGCGATCTACCTCGGCGGGTTCGCGCTGCTGATCTCCTCGGAGTCGATCGTGCGCAACCTGCGGGACAAGAACAACCCCGGGGCCGCCGAGTACCGGATCCCCTACGGCGGCGGGTTCCGGTTCGTCACCAGCCCGGCGTACCTGGGCGAGCTGATCGCCTGGACCGGGTTCGCGCTGCTGACCTGGTCGCTGGCCGGTGTGGTGATCCTGCTGATCACCGCGGGCAACCTGGTGCCGCGGGCGCTGGCCACCCACCGCTGGTACCGGGAGAAGTTCGACGACTATCCCGCCGGGCGCCGCGCGCTGATCCCCGGCCTGCTCTGAGCTAGCCGACCGGGGCGTTCACCATCCGGTCGAGTGCCGCGGCGATGGCGGGGAACTGCGGCAGGGTGACGAACTGCCGGTGATCTCCAGTTCCCCGACGGTGCCGCCGGTGTGGGCGATCAACACCCGGCCGCGGTAGCGGCCCTGGTGCAGCGGCCCGGCGCCGGGCCGAAAGCGTCACGATATCGCGGTCCGCGGGGTCCGCATCCCGGCCGCGCGCAATTCCAGGCCCACCAGCGCGCCGATCGCCTCCGGATCGCGGCGGCGCCAGGACCCGGCCGGATCCTCGCTGACCCGGACCAGCCGTCGCACCGGCCGGTTGGTCAGCGCCCGCAGCGCCAGCAGATCCGCCCCGGCCGGCGAGGACGCCAGCGTCAGCACCAGCCGCTTGCGCCGGAAGAACCGGATCCGCAGGTACAGCCACGGCCCGGCGACCGCCAGGATCGGCGCCGCGGCCACCGCGACGGCCAGCAGCCAGGCCAGCCAGGTCGCGGTGTCGGACAGGTTCTGCCCGGCGTCGGCGAGCTCCAGGGCGGCGGTGGCGGCGGCGTCCAGCGGCTTGGCCAGCTGATCGCCGACCAGCGGCACCCGGTCGGCGGTGTCGCCGGCCGAGCCCAGGTTCGTCGAGATGCCCGCGGCCCCGCTCTGCACCTGGCGGCCCACCTCGGCGATCGAGTCGACCGCCGCGTGCACGAAGACACCGATCAGCACCCACACCACGATCCAGCCGATGACCAGCACATCGGCGGTGAACTGGGCCAGGAATCGGTGCGGCCGGCTGGCGTAGGGCAAATACCGCGAACTCATACCGGTGATCCCAGCACGTCGGGGGCGGCGGCGGGGTCGATAGGCTGACCCGATGCGTCCCGCGTTGTCCGATTACCGGCATCTGGCCAGCGGAAAGGTCCGCGAGCTCTACGGCATCGACGAGCAGACCCTGCTGTTCGTCGCCACCGACCGCATCTCGGCCTACGACCACATCCTGGACACCACCATCCCGGACAAGGGCCGGATCCTCACCGCTATGAGCATGTTCTGGTTCGAGCTGCTCGAGGTGCCCAACCAGCTCGCCGGGCCCCCCGACGATCCGCGCATCCCCGCCGAGGTGCTGGGCCGCGCGCTGGTGGTGCAGCGGCTGGACATGATGCCGGTGGAGTGCGTGGCCCGCGGCTACCTCACCGGCTCCGGGCTGGTCGACTACCAGGCCACCGGCTCGGTGTGCGGCATCGCGCTGCCGCCCGGGTTGACCGAGGCCAGCCGGTTCGACGAGCCGATCTTCACCCCGGCCAGCAAGGCCGAGCTCGGCGAGCACGACGAGAACATCAGCTACGCCGACGTCGTCGCCCTGGTCGGCGGGGTGCGCGCCGACCAGCTGCGCGAGCACACCCTGACCGTCTACGCCCGGGCCGCCGCGCACGCGCTGACCAAGGGCGTCATCATCGCCGACACCAAGTTCGAGTTCGGCGTCGATGCGCACGGCACGCTGCGGCTGGCCGACGAGGTGTGCACCCCGGACTCGTCGCGGTACTGGCGCGCCGACGAATACACCCCCGGGGTGGTGCAGCCCAGCTACGACAAGCAGTACGTGCGCAATTGGCTGACCGCGCCGCAGACCGGCTGGGACCGGCACGCCGGCGGCCCGCCGCCGCCGCTGCCCGCCGACGTCGTCGAGGTCACCCGGGCGCGCTACATCGAGGCCTACGAACGGATCTCGGGGCGCAGCTTCGCCGATTGGCTGGGACCCCGGTCGTGAGCGCACCGAAACCGCCGGCCGCCAAACGCGTGCCGTCCCGGCGCGAGCACCACGGCGAGGTGTTCGTCGATCACTACGAGTGGCTGCGCGACAAGGCCGACCCGGCGGTGCTCGGGTACCTGGAGGCCGAGAACGCCTACGCCGACGCGGTCACCGCGGACCTGGAACCGCTGCAGCGCGCCATTTTCGACGAGATCAAGGCGCGCACCAAGGAGACCGACCTGTCGGTGCCGACCCGCCGCGGCGACTACTGGTACTACGCACGCAGCTACGAGGGCCGCCAGTACGGGCTGCAATGCCGTTGCCCGGTCGCCGATCCCGACGACTGGGTGCCGCCGGTGCTCGGCGAGGACGCCACGGTGCCCGGCGAACAGGTCATGCTCGACGAGAACGAGCTCGCCGAGGGGCACGAGTTCTTCTCCCTCGGCGCCGCCGCGGTCAGCCTGGACGGCGATGTGCTGGCCTACGCGGTCGACGTCGTCGGCGACGAGCGGTACACGCTGCGGTTCAAGGACCTGCGCACCGGCGAGCACTATCCCGACGAGATCACCGGGATCGCCGCCGGGGTGACCTGGGCCGCGGACAGTCGCACCGTCTACTACCTGACCGTCGACGACGCGTGGCGCACCGACACCGTGTGGCGGCACCGGATCGGCTCCGGCCTGCCCGGCCAGCGGGTGTACCACGAACCCGACGAACGGTTCTGGCTGGGCGTCGGGCGCACCCGCAGCAACAGGTTCGTGATGATCGCCGCCGGCTCCGGGGTGACCTCGGAGGTGTTCTACGGCGACGCCGCCGACCCGGCGGCCGAGTTCACCTCGATCCTGGGCCGCCGCGACGGCATCGAGTACTCCGTCGAGCACGCGGTGATCGCCGGCGCCGACCGATTCCTGTTCGTGCACAACGACGGCGCGGTCAACTTCGCGCTGACCGAGGCCCCGATCGAGGACCCCGCCGCCCAGACCGTGCTCATCGCGGGCAGCGACGACGTGCGGATCGACGGCGTCGACGCGTTCGCCGATCACCTGGTGGTCAGCTACCGCGGCGACGGACTGCCGCGGATGCGGCTGTGGCCGCTGACCGCCACCGGCTACGGCACCGCCGAAGACGTCCGGCTGGACTCCG contains:
- a CDS encoding TetR/AcrR family transcriptional regulator, coding for MTGAVTPKGERRRDALVGAAAELLCEGGFEAVRHRAVATRAGLPLASTTYYFASLEDLIAAAVEHLAAGEETVLRRRLDGLSRRRRGAESTADLLVELLVDDAPGSAALVSRYERDIACARQPALRDIQRRLRQQRAAAVGEVVTRSGRHARTEHLGALIGAVDGAVVSALVDERATPRATARATLIDVIDVLAPYDGNARHDRKTGRP
- the purB gene encoding adenylosuccinate lyase; translated protein: MSIPNVLANRYASTEMVDIWSPENKVIAERRLWLAVLTAQAELGVAVPDGVVEDYRRVLERVDLAAIAERERVTRHDVKARIEEFNALAGHEHVHKGMTSRDLTENVEQLQIRQSLQLVHARGVAVAARLAEHAAAHRDLVMAGRSHNVAAQATTLGKRFASAAQETLIALTRIRELIDRYPLRGIKGPMGTAQDMLDLFDGDTATLAELERRVAGFLGFSAVLSSVGQVYPRSLDHDVLSALVQLGAGPSSLAHTVRLMAGHELVTEGFAAGQVGSSAMPHKMNTRSCERVNGLQVILRGYASMAAELAGAQWNEGDVFCSVVRRVALPDAFFAVDGQIETFLTVLDEFGAYPAVIARELDRYLPFLATTRILMAAVRAGVGRETAHEVIKEHAVAVALAMREQGRDPDLLDRLAADDRLPLDRAALDAALADKEAFTGAAADQVDEVLAAVGALVAQYPDAAGYRPGAIL
- a CDS encoding phosphatidylethanolamine N-methyltransferase family domain-containing protein — protein: MTWYTGNAGYDTVLTIGLGIAALVIIGGLFMQSPYGRFGDAAGGIKLNPKLGWWLMEIPATVVFLVFFLSGPQRFEVVPLVLAAIWLMHYGNRGWFFPLSIRQVPGKQASFGVMVLGFGMVITAMHGYLNGAFFSHDYKHLYGTGWLTDPRFLIGLAIYLGGFALLISSESIVRNLRDKNNPGAAEYRIPYGGGFRFVTSPAYLGELIAWTGFALLTWSLAGVVILLITAGNLVPRALATHRWYREKFDDYPAGRRALIPGLL
- a CDS encoding phosphoribosylaminoimidazolesuccinocarboxamide synthase; this translates as MRPALSDYRHLASGKVRELYGIDEQTLLFVATDRISAYDHILDTTIPDKGRILTAMSMFWFELLEVPNQLAGPPDDPRIPAEVLGRALVVQRLDMMPVECVARGYLTGSGLVDYQATGSVCGIALPPGLTEASRFDEPIFTPASKAELGEHDENISYADVVALVGGVRADQLREHTLTVYARAAAHALTKGVIIADTKFEFGVDAHGTLRLADEVCTPDSSRYWRADEYTPGVVQPSYDKQYVRNWLTAPQTGWDRHAGGPPPPLPADVVEVTRARYIEAYERISGRSFADWLGPRS
- a CDS encoding S9 family peptidase — protein: MSAPKPPAAKRVPSRREHHGEVFVDHYEWLRDKADPAVLGYLEAENAYADAVTADLEPLQRAIFDEIKARTKETDLSVPTRRGDYWYYARSYEGRQYGLQCRCPVADPDDWVPPVLGEDATVPGEQVMLDENELAEGHEFFSLGAAAVSLDGDVLAYAVDVVGDERYTLRFKDLRTGEHYPDEITGIAAGVTWAADSRTVYYLTVDDAWRTDTVWRHRIGSGLPGQRVYHEPDERFWLGVGRTRSNRFVMIAAGSGVTSEVFYGDAADPAAEFTSILGRRDGIEYSVEHAVIAGADRFLFVHNDGAVNFALTEAPIEDPAAQTVLIAGSDDVRIDGVDAFADHLVVSYRGDGLPRMRLWPLTATGYGTAEDVRLDSELMSVGLGANPNWSAGRLRFAATSFITPMRVYDLDLATGERILLREQPVLGGYRAEDYLEYRDWATADDGARVPISVIHRRGVSLPAPTLVYGYGAYEACEDPRFSIARLSLLDRGMVFAIAHVRGGGELGRLWYERGKLADKPNTFTDFIAVARHLVDTGVTEPRRQVALGGSAGGLLVGAVANLAPELFAGILAQVPFVDPLTSMLDPSLPLTVTEWDEWGNPLADKDIYDLMAGYSPYENVAARDYPAILAMTSLNDTRVLYVEPAKWVAALRHAKTDDHPVLLKTQMTAGHGGISGRYERWKEVAFQYAWLLSAAGGSPHPGPPGTLA